The Oreochromis niloticus isolate F11D_XX linkage group LG15, O_niloticus_UMD_NMBU, whole genome shotgun sequence genome includes a region encoding these proteins:
- the LOC100711011 gene encoding kinesin-like protein KIF13B isoform X2: MDDNSLSDSNVKVAVRVRPMNRREKDLKTKCVVEMDGNQTVLHPAVTSMNTADPRNQPKVFAYDYCFWSMDDSQKDKFAGQDVVFQCLGESLLDNAFMGYNACIFAYGQTGSGKSYTMMGSSEQPGLIPRLCSSLFSRTEKEAREGESFTVEVSYMEIYNEKVRDLLDPKGSRQALKVREHKVLGPYVDGLSRLAVTSYKDIESLMSEGNKSRTVAATNMNEESSRSHAVFNIILTHTLTDLRSGTSGEKVSKLSLVDLAGSERAAKTGAAGERLKEGSNINKSLSTLGLVISALADHGAGKNKSKFVPYRDSVLTWLLKDSLGGNSRTAMVATISPAADNYDETLSTLRYADRAKNIVNHAVVNEDPNARIIRELREEVEKLKEQLTEAESMKAPELKERLEESEKLIQDMTVTWEDKLRKTEAIAQERQRQLESLGISLQSSGIRVVDDKCYLVNLNADPALNELLVYYLKDHTRVGSADSQDIQLCGMAIQAEHCVIDVTESHGVELTPHRNAKTYVNGTEVVNPVQLHHGDRILWGNNHFFRINLPRHKVQKGGEDEEGAAMTKCSSSDCLEVGELDAYSDVSSERSFGYEFAQAEVMMKGVWNNDPLQSVLQTLEKQHQEEKRCALERQRQMYEQELQQLRQRVTPEKPSGVPGSATAAVMSASSNKRVRRWSEDREAMITRSLRRLKEQIVRARLLAQEAGFIAEELNKRTEYLVTLQIPAANLDANRKRDAVLSEPAIQVRRKSKGKQIWALEKMENRLVDMRELYQEWKELDEDNPVMRSYFKRADPFFDEQENHSLIGVANVFLACLFYDVKLQYAVPIINQKGEVAGRLHVEVWRGTESLEEEGGGGPDKQLSSTDGDERRLCCVVKILQATGLPRHLSNFVFCQYHFWAQEEPVFTAPEVASSSSASASRDPQCTVVFDSTKELSVPVSEDFVEFLAEGAVAIEVYGHKQANHRRNLALWDLGVIQAKTRSLRERWSEVTRQLELWVKVMELNEAGEFTAVEVVPAKDVRTGGIFQLRQGQSRRVQVEVRPVPDSGTMPLVAASILSVSIGDVKVRQVRLPKNDPKQGTDEEMDSYQEVDLERMREQWLVTLTQRQEYLDQQLQKIVCKADKSEDDVERESQLLECRLTLTEERNAVMVPSAGSGIPGAPVERVPVPGMETHTPVLFLDLSADDFQSSLSAPLAGGQDALLSGEDEDDFFDLHIVKHYDPEVKAEASWDSTVHECPQLSRVAPADQRVYLTLRTVVQLSHPAHMQLVLRKRICVSVTGRQGFAQSLLKRMSQRSTVSGCGITFEVVSNIPGDIHGPEDREMLARLAASAEDEQSAASEAAIEKYLRSVLAVENILTLDRLRQEVAVREQLAGRGKAARRCLSSPNIDRLSGSSLDLGSSPLKLKDFKAWDSHQDLSVAPPPPSRRTLPSSLSQNLNAETVKAVPRLLKSLLPGGKEGRDQTAVHQQSLPRIVVQSASVEEDMSKQQQAVPIDETEIPRSVPLPPPIIPETEDSTASPVSEASSGYMSTSISTVTLSEVYTLSWDLPSSYGSRDGFEMVLDEHEEENVVTQKFSPFSDTTQSDTLILDQSGPQKLLSLKQKADAECLDQEPSKPDVTPSQQEPNQFLSDQLKEAEKSDPAAEAELPDQTEQKQDHGSEQRDHSETHKDSEVARKNGTNQTEVRHVDHSEPKTASKEDLEVAATNKVECELALSNETQQSAQEGERRLESTVPQPQQPTQDQTASDFIQDPSPSLIQASGPDPGPPVDLGAQASSKQQSTSDVPETNGASFLPSSSATSEVQQPAASVKPAKGPISSPKSGPSVANPFKIQKVKSSDLKSFLQILSEEEHDKPTLVDQHSSCGTGPNVSVPKENLEIISDTEDGDTAASAVLPEWLKEGEFVSVGANKSGTVRYLGPTDFAEGIWVGVELEVPAGKNDGSVAGKHYFHCNPGYGVLVRPDRVTRGGAKRHRQQQQQQQKRRSANLSGSSPNLAALTALAKGEGGTGSTSRSRGENRKSWNT, encoded by the exons GACATCGAGTCTCTGATGTCAGAGGGAAATAAGTCTCGCACAGTGGCGgccacaaacatgaatgaaGAGAGCAGCAGGTCGCACGCCGTGTTCAACATCATCCTCACGCACACGCTCACGGACCTGCGGTCTGGG ACGAGCGGGGAGAAGGTGAGCAAGCTGAGTCTGGTGGATCTGGCTGGAAGTGAGCGGGCAGCGAAGACTGGAGCCGCAGGGGAGCGGCTGAAAGAAGGCAGCAACATCAACAA ATCTCTCAGCACTCTGGGTTTAGTCATCTCTGCCTTGGCTGACCATGGAGCAGGGAAGAACAAGAGCAAGTTTGTCCCCTACAGAGACTCTGTGCTCACCTGGCTGCTCAAG GACAGCCTCGGAGGGAACAGTCGCACCGCCATGGTGGCCACTATCAGCCCAGCAGCAGACAACTACGACGAGACGCTGTCCACTCTTCGTTACGCCGACCGGGCCAAGAACATCGTCAACCACGCCGTGGTGAACGAAGACCCCAATGCAAGGATCATCCGCGAGCTACGAGAGGAAGTGGAGAAGCTGAAGGAGCAGCTCACCGAAGCGGAG TCTATGAAGGCCCCCGAGCTCAAGGAGCGACTGGAGGAGTCGGAGAAACTCATCCAAGATATGACGGTCACCTGGGAGGACAAACTTAGGAAAACGGAGGCCATCGCACAG GAGCGTCAGAGGCAGTTGGAGAGCCTCGGCATTTCTCTGCAGTCGTCTGGTATCCGAGTGGTCGACGATAAGTGCTATCTGGTCAACCTCAACGCTGACCCTGCCCTCAACGAGCTGCTGGTCTACTACCTAAAA GATCACACACGCGTGGGTTCAGCCGACTCTCAGGACATCCAGCTGTGTGGGATGGCCATCCAAGCAGAACACTGTGTCATTGACGTCACAGAGAGCCACGGCGTGGAGCTCACTCCTCACCGCAATGCTAA GACGTACGTGAACGGCACTGAGGTCGTGAATCCCGTGCAGCTTCACCATGGCGACAGGATCCTGTGGGGGAACAACCACTttttcag GATCAACCTGCCCAGGCATAAGGTGCAAAAGGGGGGCGAGGATGAGGAGGGCGCCGCGATGACAAAGTGTTCGAGCAGCGACTGTCTGGAGGTTGGCGAGCTGGATGCGTACAGCGACGTGTCGAGCGAGAGGAGCTTCGGCTACGAGTTCGCCCAGGCCGAGGTCATGATGAAAGGCGTGTGGAACAACG accCGTTGCAGTCAGTGTTGCAGACCCTGGAGAAGCAGCACCAGGAGGAGAAGCGCTGTGCTCTGGAGCGCCAGAGGCAGATGTATgaacaggagctgcagcagctccgCCAGCGAGTCACCCCCGAGAAACCATCGGGCGTCCCAGGCAGTGCTACTGCTGCCGTGATGTCAGCCAGCTCAAACAAACGTGTGCGGCGCTGGAGCGAGGACAG AGAAGCCATGATAACCCGCAGCCTGCGACGACTTAAAGAGCAGATCGTTCGGGCTAGGCTGTTGGCCCAGGAGGCCGGCTTCATTGCTGAGGAGCTCAACAAAAGGACAGAGTATCTGGTCACTCTGCAGATACCGGCCGCCAACCTGGACGCCAACAGAAAG CGTGATGCAGTGCTGAGCGAGCCGGCCATCCAGGTGCGGCGTAAAAGTAAAGGGAAGCAGATCTGGGCTCTGGAGAAGATGGAGAACAGGCTGGTGGACATGAGGGAGCTCTACCAGGAGTGGAAGGAGCTGGACGAAGACAATCCC GTGATGCGCTCCTATTTCAAACGTGCCGACCCATTTTTCGATGAGCAAGAGAATCACAGCCTGATCGGTGTGGCCAACGTCTTCCTGGCCTGTTTGTTCTACGACGTCAAACTGCAATACGCGGTGCCCATCATCAACCAGAAGGGAGAG gtggcAGGTCGGCTTCACGTCGAAGTGTGGCGCGGTACAGAGAGCCTCGAAGAGGAAGGTGGAGGCGGTCCTGACAAGCAGCTGAGCAGCACAGATGGAGATGAGCGCAGACTCTGCTGCGTG gtgaaaATCCTCCAGGCCACCGGACTTCCTCGCCACCTGTCCAACTTTGTCTTCTGCCAGTATCACTTCTGGGCGCAGGAGGAGCCGGTGTTCACCGCTCCAGAGGTGGCCTCTTCCAGCTCGGCGTCCGCCTCCAGAGACCCTCAGTGTACTGTAGTGTTTGACAGCACCAAG GAATTATCTGTGCCGGTATCTGAAGATTTTGTGGAATTTCTGGCTGAGGGGGCGGTGGCCATCGAAGTGTACGGTCACAAACAGGCTAACCATCGCAGGAATCTGGCACTGTGGGACCTGGGAGTGATCCAAGCCAAGACCAGATCCCTCAGGGAGAG GTGGAGTGAGGTGACCCGTCAGCTTGAATTATGGGTGAAGGTGATGGAGCTGAATGAGGCGGGAGAGTTCACAGCTGTAGAAGTTGTTCCTGCTAAAGATGTCCGCACAGGAGGAATCTTCCAGCTCAGACAG GGACAGTCTCGGCGAGTGCAGGTGGAGGTTCGTCCAGTGCCAGACTCGGGCACCATGCCACTCGTTGCTGCCTCCATCCTGTCTGTGTCTATTGGAGATGTAAAGGTCCGACAGGTGCGTCTCCCCAAAAACGATCCAAAACAG GGCACAGATGAAGAAATGGACAGCTATCAG gaGGTGGACCTGGAGAGGATGAGGGAACAGTGGCTGGTCACGCTGACTCAGAGACAGGAGTATTTAGACCAACAGCTGCAGAAGATCGTCTGTAAAGCAG ACAAGTCGGAGGATGATGTTGAAAGGGAATCGCAGCTGTTGGAGTGTCGTCTGACCCTCACCGAAGAACGCAACGCCGTTATGGTTCCATCTGCTGGCAGCGGTATTCCTGGAGCACCAGTAGAGAG GGTCCCTGTACCTGGGATGGAAACGCACACTCCTGTCCTGTTTCTGGATCTCAGTG CCGACGATTTCCAGTCCAGTCTGTCGGCCCCGCTGGCTGGAGGACAGGACGCGCTGCTCAGTGGGGAAGATGAAGACGACTTCTTTGACCTTCATATTGTTAAACACTATGATCCAGAG GTGAAGGCCGAGGCGTCCTGGGACTCCACAGTCCATGAGTGCCCCCAGCTGAGTCGTGTGGCGCCCGCTGACCAGAGGGTGTACCTGACGCTGCGCACGGTGGTGCAGCTGAGCCATCCGGCCCACATGCAGCTGGTCCTCAGGAAACGCATCTGTGTCAGTGTTACTGGGAGACAG GGTTTTGCCCAGAGTCTGCTGAAGAGAATGTCTCAGCGGAGCACCGTCAGCGGCTGTGGGATCACCTTTGAAGTGGTTTCTAACATCCCAGGA GACATCCACGGTCCAGAGGACAGGGAGATGCTGGCCCGGCTGGCCGCCAGCGCAGAGGACGAGCAGTCGGCCGCCAGCGAGGCAGCCATCGAGAAATACCTCCGCAGTGTCCTGGCTGTGGAGAACATCCTGACTTTGGACAGGCTCAGACAG gaggtGGCTGTAAGGGAACAGCTGGCTGGCAGAGGAAAAGCTGCCAGACGGTGCCTGAGCTCTCCAAACATCGACCGG CTGTCAGGCAGCAGTCTGGATCTTGGCTCCTCCCCTCTTAAGCTCAAGGACTTCAAG GCCTGGGACAGCCATCAGGACCTCTCTGTGGCGCCGCCTCCTCCTTCCAGACGCACACTTCCCAGCTCCTTGTCCCAGAATCTGAACGCAGAGACTG TGAAGGCCGTACCCAGGCTGCTGAAGTCGCTGCTTCCTGGTGGGAAAGAGGGCAGAGACCAAACAGCTGTCCATCAGCAG AGTCTGCCGCGCATCGTCGTGCAGTCGGCCAGCGTTGAAGAGGACATGAGCAAACAGCAGCAGGCG GTCCCCATTGATGAAACAGAAATCCCCAGATCTGTGCCTCTTCCACCTCCAATCATCCCAGAAACTGAAGACTCCACCGCCAGCCCAGTGAGCGAGGCTTCCAGTGGATACATGTCAACCAGCATATCTACAGTAACGCTGTCAGAAGTCTACACGCTGAGCTGGGACTTGCCTTCGTCATATGGTAGCAGGGATGGCTTTGAAATGGTGCTCGATGAGCACGAGGAGGAAAATGTTGTGACACAGAAGTTCTCTCCTTTCTCTGACACCACACAATCGGACACTCTTATTTTAGACCAATCAGGGCCTCAGAAATTACTGAGTTTGAAACAGAAAGCAGATGCAGAGTGTTTGGATCAGGAGCCATCTAAACCAGATGTTACGCCGAGTCAACAAGAACCAAATCAGTTCCTATCAGACCAGCTAAAGGAGGCCGAAAAATCTGATCCAGCTGCAGAAGCAGAATTGCCAGACCAGACCGAACAAAAACAGGACCATGGATCAGAGCAACGAGATCATTCAGAGACGCACAAAGATTCAGAGGTGGCACGAAAAAATGGGACCAATCAGACAGAAGTGCGCCATGTAGATCACAGTGAACCAAAGACTGCTTCAAAAGAAGATCTCGAGGTGGCTGCCACAAATAAAGTAGAATGTGAACTGGCGCTTTCTAATGAGACACAACAATCCGCTCAAGAAGGAGAGAGGCGTTTGGAATCAACCGTCCCGCAGCCCCAGCAGCCCACACAAGATCAGACGGCTTCAGACTTTATTCAAGATCCTTCTCCAAGCCTGATCCAAGCCTCAGGTCCTGATCCAGGACCGCCTGTAGACCTGGGTGCTCAAGCTTCATCCAAGCAACAATCAACTTCTGATGTTCCAGAAACAAATGGTGCCTCCTTCCTACCCTCATCCTCAGCCACCAGTGAGGTTCAGCAGCCAGCAGCTTCTGTCAAACCTGCCAAAGGCCCCATTTCTTCTCCCAAATCAGGTCCCTCAGTAGCTAACCCCTTCAAGATCCAGAAAGTGAAGTCTTCAGACCTCAAGTcatttctgcagattctgagtGAGGAGGAGCATGATAAACCCACATTGGTGGACCAACACTCAAGTTGTGGGACAGGACCCAACGTTTCGGTGCCGAAGGAAAATCTGGAAATCATCTCTGACACAGAGGATGGAGATACAGCTGCTTCTGCTGTTCTTCCCGAGTGGTTGAAAGAGGGGGAGTTTGTGAGTGTGGGGGCTAATAAGAGTGGTACCGTGCGATATTTGGGACCCACAGATTTTGCAGAGGGGATTTGGGTTGGAGTGGAACTTGAAGTACCAGCAG GAAAGAACGATGGGTCAGTGGCTGGTAAGCACTACTTCCACTGCAACCCTGGTTACGGGGTGTTGGTAAGACCTGACAGAGTAACCCGTGGCGGTGCCAAACGCCATcgccagcagcaacagcagcaacaaaaacGCCGTAGTGCCAACCTGTCGGGGTCCAGCCCAAACCTGGCAGCCCTTACAGCTCTGGCCAAAGGTGAAGGTGGAACCGGatcaaccagtcgcagcagggGGGAGAACCGCAAGTCGTGGAACACTTAA